Genomic window (Paenibacillus sp. PK3_47):
ATAGTGCAAAATGGAGTTCCGCTTGCAGTTCCAGGATATCCGCAGCAGAAGCTGTGGCAGCAGAGCCTGGACTATTTGGGAATGAATTCGTCCTCATACCGTCCGCTTTTTGAGCGGGAGACCAAATTTGCCGTGCCGGTGCATGACCGCTTTTATGGCGAACCGCTGCCGCTTGCCGGTGTCTTTGAGCTGGGGGTAACGGAAGACGGTCCGGTGACGGTGCAGCAGGTAACCGGAATGGAACGGTTCCATACGTTGTTCAATCACACTTACCAGAAGGCGATGATTGACCGCACAGGAATCCGCCAGTGGCATTTTAGCACGCTGGCTTCCTTTGTGAACAGACTTCCGATGTACCGGCTGACCCGTCCGCAGGAAGGCTTCAGCGCCCCGGTGCAGACTTCTTATATCTTTGATACTATTCGTGCACTAAGAGAGGAGAGATGAAGGATGAGTACAGCTCAGGTATTATCCCTTGAATCCGTTCTTGCCCAGCGGGAAGGCAATATCGCAAGCGACATGGACGGCGAAAAAGTAATGCTGAACGTAAAAAACGGCAAGTACTACAATCTTGGTGAGGTCGGCGGAGAAATTTGGTCGGCACTGGAGACCCCTTCTACGGTAAGTGAGGTTGCCGCCAAAATTCAGGAGATTTTTGAGGTTCCGGCAGAGACAGCGCAGCAGGATGTCCTGGCTTTCCTGCAAAGCCTGCTGGATGAAGATCTCGTCGCCATCAGCGGATCATGACTGCCCTGGGCCGCATCCGGCAGCTGCTGACCCGGGACAGAGCTGCGGCAATGCTGCTTCCGGAAGCGCTATGGCGGCTTTTCCTGGCAAGAATCCAGCTGCTGTTTCCGTTCAAGCGGACAGCCCCGAAGCTGGGAATCCAGTCACAGGAGACAGGGATGGTGTCCCGGGACAGCGAGGCTCTAAGGATTCAGCAAATTACGAAGGCGATCCGGATTGCAAGCCGCGTTACACCCTGGAAAAGCACCTGTATGGTCAGGGCGGTTGCAGGGCTTAAAATGCTCGAAAAACGC
Coding sequences:
- a CDS encoding lasso peptide biosynthesis PqqD family chaperone, which codes for MSTAQVLSLESVLAQREGNIASDMDGEKVMLNVKNGKYYNLGEVGGEIWSALETPSTVSEVAAKIQEIFEVPAETAQQDVLAFLQSLLDEDLVAISGS
- a CDS encoding lasso peptide biosynthesis B2 protein, producing MTALGRIRQLLTRDRAAAMLLPEALWRLFLARIQLLFPFKRTAPKLGIQSQETGMVSRDSEALRIQQITKAIRIASRVTPWKSTCMVRAVAGLKMLEKRGIESTLYMGVARDKKGQMAAHAWLRSGAYYVSGDDTMKGFVVVEKFAKVLQVE